Proteins from one Natrinema salinisoli genomic window:
- a CDS encoding phosphomannomutase, with protein MTLFGTAGIRGPVEDVSPSLALAVGQAAGEAGETFVVGRDGRETGPALAAAMEAGLESAGADVRRLGQVPTPALAFASRGRRGVMLTASHNPPEDNGIKLFADGVEYDGDAEGTIDDRVASDESRLARWDEWGESEQLAVLDGYRSAVEGYVRKQFGDRSRDGESASSDPLSGLRIAVDCGNGVGALATPQVLERLGATVVAVNASVDGHFPGRESKPTPETLSEFTEFLLDGEFDLGLAHDGDADRLVVLGPDGDVIHEDTVLAAVAAHYTAASDANDPVVVTTPNASARIDEQVRAAGGRVERVRLGSLHEGIARERAQGAEGTEIVFAAEPWKHIHTAFGGWIDGVVSAAVVAALVVDAGDTEALREPITERPYRKVSVECPDDAKAGVMAALETALPDAFPEANVGTDYGVRLEFPDAAWILVRPSGTEPYVRLYAESDDVETLVATAREVIESTVAEEA; from the coding sequence ATGACTCTCTTTGGAACCGCAGGAATCCGCGGGCCGGTCGAAGACGTCTCACCGTCGCTGGCGCTCGCCGTCGGCCAGGCGGCCGGCGAAGCCGGAGAAACGTTCGTCGTCGGTCGGGACGGTCGGGAGACCGGCCCGGCTCTCGCAGCGGCGATGGAAGCCGGCCTCGAGAGCGCTGGTGCCGACGTCCGGCGTCTCGGACAGGTACCGACGCCCGCACTCGCGTTCGCCTCGCGCGGACGGCGAGGCGTGATGCTCACCGCGAGCCACAACCCGCCCGAGGACAACGGCATCAAGCTCTTCGCGGACGGCGTCGAGTACGACGGCGACGCCGAAGGAACCATCGACGATCGAGTCGCGAGCGACGAGTCCCGGCTCGCCCGCTGGGACGAGTGGGGCGAGTCCGAACAGCTCGCGGTGCTCGACGGGTACCGATCAGCCGTCGAAGGCTACGTTCGCAAGCAGTTCGGCGATCGGAGCCGGGACGGGGAGTCGGCTTCGAGCGACCCACTTTCGGGCCTTCGGATCGCCGTCGACTGCGGGAACGGCGTCGGCGCGCTCGCGACGCCGCAGGTCCTCGAGCGACTCGGCGCGACCGTCGTCGCCGTCAACGCGTCCGTCGACGGCCACTTCCCCGGCCGCGAGAGCAAACCCACGCCGGAGACGCTCTCGGAGTTCACCGAGTTCCTGCTGGACGGTGAGTTCGACCTCGGACTCGCCCACGACGGCGATGCCGACCGGCTCGTCGTCCTCGGACCCGACGGCGACGTGATCCACGAGGACACGGTCCTCGCCGCCGTCGCGGCTCACTACACGGCGGCGAGCGATGCAAACGATCCCGTCGTCGTCACCACGCCCAACGCGTCCGCCCGCATCGACGAACAGGTCCGCGCGGCCGGCGGCCGCGTCGAACGCGTCCGGCTTGGTTCGCTTCACGAGGGAATCGCGCGCGAACGTGCACAGGGGGCCGAGGGGACCGAAATCGTCTTCGCCGCGGAGCCGTGGAAGCACATCCACACCGCGTTTGGCGGCTGGATCGACGGCGTCGTCAGTGCGGCAGTCGTCGCCGCACTCGTCGTCGACGCCGGCGACACCGAGGCGCTCCGCGAACCCATTACCGAACGGCCCTACCGAAAGGTCAGCGTCGAGTGCCCGGACGACGCGAAAGCGGGCGTTATGGCCGCCCTCGAGACCGCACTCCCCGACGCGTTTCCCGAGGCGAACGTCGGGACCGACTACGGCGTGCGCCTCGAATTCCCGGATGCCGCCTGGATTCTCGTCCGGCCCAGCGGAACGGAGCCGTACGTGCGTCTCTACGCCGAGAGCGACGATGTCGAGACGCTCGTCGCGACCGCGCGCGAAGTCATCGAATCGACAGTCGCCGAGGAGGCTTAG
- a CDS encoding poly(R)-hydroxyalkanoic acid synthase subunit PhaE has product MADSQPPMQDWNAFAEEWNEQFLEALEDNMEAQAQFVESWSETVGEASDDSELSDGVEGYARAYETWMNASQQMVDRMNDQLEGEDVDVEEFRDIWLNTANEAFKDVMSTTAFAKMTGETVGDILELQEQADEASQETLRTLGFATKDDVLEIGDRLVELERRQHAVETKLDRVLDHLDEQ; this is encoded by the coding sequence ATGGCAGACTCACAACCCCCAATGCAAGACTGGAACGCGTTCGCCGAGGAGTGGAACGAACAGTTCCTCGAGGCCCTCGAGGACAATATGGAAGCACAGGCACAGTTCGTCGAGAGCTGGTCGGAAACCGTCGGCGAGGCTAGCGACGACAGCGAACTCTCCGACGGGGTCGAGGGGTACGCCCGCGCATACGAGACGTGGATGAACGCCTCCCAGCAGATGGTCGACCGGATGAACGACCAGCTCGAGGGCGAGGACGTCGACGTCGAGGAGTTCCGCGACATCTGGCTCAACACGGCCAACGAGGCGTTCAAAGACGTCATGTCGACGACCGCGTTCGCCAAGATGACCGGCGAGACCGTCGGCGACATCCTCGAACTCCAGGAACAGGCCGACGAGGCGTCCCAGGAGACGCTGCGAACCCTCGGCTTCGCGACCAAAGACGACGTCCTCGAGATCGGTGACCGCCTCGTCGAACTCGAACGCCGCCAGCACGCCGTCGAGACCAAACTCGACCGCGTCCTCGATCACCTAGACGAGCAATGA
- a CDS encoding AbrB/MazE/SpoVT family DNA-binding domain-containing protein, which produces MTDDSDRSSWFPPAMFTEQMQEAGEQVAESQQEMMKQLLQATSANPLENTSAFGPMNMGTATFKARVQSGGRISIPGPEREALDIEEGDIVQTIVVPVKRNREDQS; this is translated from the coding sequence ATGACGGACGACTCCGACCGATCGAGCTGGTTCCCGCCTGCGATGTTCACGGAACAGATGCAGGAAGCGGGCGAGCAGGTCGCCGAATCCCAGCAGGAGATGATGAAGCAGTTGCTGCAGGCCACGTCGGCGAACCCGCTCGAGAACACGTCCGCCTTCGGGCCCATGAATATGGGTACGGCGACGTTCAAGGCCCGCGTTCAGAGCGGCGGTCGGATCAGCATTCCCGGACCCGAACGGGAGGCCCTCGACATCGAGGAGGGCGATATCGTCCAGACGATCGTCGTCCCCGTCAAACGCAACCGAGAAGATCAATCATGA
- a CDS encoding MaoC family dehydratase, whose product MSHQNAGEDNLAAMTNAWSAMTRGFLRTATAANRAAVSAMIPSVDADNGTDSGRIAPPIPSVEYSDLDWQFDRTVDDPDHISVGDTVTFEKALTDEDVRAFAAVSGDTNRLHLDEDFASDTRFGERIVHGTLVSGLISSALARLPGLTIYLSQDLEFSGPVGIGDRVSARVEVVEDLGNNQYRLETVVRDEEDDATVIDGEAVVLIDDIPAE is encoded by the coding sequence ATGTCCCACCAGAACGCTGGCGAAGATAACCTCGCGGCCATGACGAACGCGTGGTCGGCGATGACACGAGGATTTCTTCGAACCGCGACCGCCGCGAACCGTGCGGCAGTTTCCGCGATGATCCCGTCCGTGGACGCCGATAACGGCACGGACAGCGGTCGAATCGCGCCGCCGATTCCGTCGGTCGAGTACTCCGACCTCGACTGGCAGTTCGATCGCACCGTCGACGATCCGGACCACATCAGCGTCGGCGATACCGTCACCTTCGAGAAGGCGCTGACCGACGAGGACGTCCGGGCGTTCGCCGCAGTCAGCGGCGACACGAACCGCCTCCACCTCGACGAGGACTTTGCGTCCGACACCCGTTTCGGCGAACGGATCGTCCACGGAACGCTCGTCTCCGGACTCATCAGTTCCGCGCTGGCTCGGCTTCCCGGACTCACCATCTATCTCTCCCAGGACCTCGAGTTCAGCGGCCCGGTCGGTATCGGCGACCGCGTGTCGGCTCGCGTCGAAGTCGTCGAAGACCTCGGGAACAACCAGTACCGTCTCGAGACGGTCGTCCGCGACGAGGAGGACGATGCGACCGTGATCGACGGCGAAGCCGTCGTCCTGATCGACGACATACCTGCTGAGTAA
- the phaC gene encoding class III poly(R)-hydroxyalkanoic acid synthase subunit PhaC: protein MNNPFATALNMQRQAWEATADLAEKTQVAPERTETVENIDVGQTPSTVVYEENKLELLHYEPMTEEQHDIPILIVYALINKPYILDLQPDRSVVQTLLEAGFDVYLIDWNEPSKLDRSLSISDYVNRYIDNCVDVVRERSGQDSINMLGYCMGGTKSAMYASLYPEKIENLALMAAGLCFDGDGGVLELWGDEEYFDPEAVTDAYENVPAAFLDVGFALMDPVANNVTKYVRFYDNMEDEDFVENFARMERWLDEGIDMAGTAFDEFVSDIYQENQLYENELEVDGERVDITNIDMPVLQIVAEYDHLIPPEASKPFNDVISSEDTEILEFATGHIGMSVSSRSHDELWPEVCEWFEERSNGTEVESEPEPSEPEAADAALAEDVAGDESGAADLANGGSSVETGSSTDLDAETSELHGEDRSDEEIVERGDDDVQEAPAEPGEMTVDEDVVEEVAGEDAASEIESEEDDLTDLTGVGQAYAEDLTAAGIETFDQLAEADVAELATETGISPSRLEDWIEQARDL from the coding sequence ATGAACAACCCCTTCGCAACCGCACTGAACATGCAACGCCAGGCCTGGGAGGCGACCGCCGACCTGGCCGAGAAGACTCAGGTCGCGCCCGAGCGCACCGAAACCGTCGAGAACATCGACGTCGGGCAGACGCCCAGCACAGTCGTCTACGAGGAGAACAAACTCGAGCTCCTCCACTACGAGCCGATGACGGAGGAGCAACACGACATTCCCATCCTCATCGTCTACGCGCTGATCAACAAGCCCTACATCCTCGATCTCCAGCCCGACCGCTCGGTCGTGCAGACGCTGCTCGAGGCCGGCTTCGACGTCTACCTGATCGATTGGAACGAGCCCTCGAAGCTGGATCGCTCGCTTTCGATCAGCGACTACGTCAACCGGTACATCGACAACTGCGTCGACGTCGTCCGCGAGCGCTCCGGGCAGGACTCGATCAACATGCTCGGCTACTGCATGGGCGGCACGAAGTCGGCCATGTACGCGTCGCTGTACCCCGAGAAAATAGAGAACCTGGCGTTGATGGCCGCCGGCCTCTGCTTCGACGGCGACGGCGGCGTCCTCGAGCTCTGGGGTGACGAAGAGTACTTCGACCCCGAAGCGGTCACGGACGCCTACGAAAACGTTCCCGCAGCGTTCTTAGACGTCGGCTTCGCGTTGATGGACCCCGTCGCGAACAACGTGACGAAGTACGTCCGCTTCTACGACAACATGGAAGACGAGGACTTCGTCGAGAACTTCGCCCGCATGGAGCGCTGGCTCGACGAGGGCATCGACATGGCGGGCACCGCCTTCGACGAGTTCGTCAGCGACATCTATCAGGAGAACCAACTCTACGAGAACGAGCTCGAGGTCGACGGCGAGCGCGTCGATATCACCAACATCGACATGCCCGTCCTCCAGATCGTCGCCGAGTACGACCACCTCATCCCGCCGGAGGCGTCCAAGCCGTTCAACGACGTGATCAGTTCCGAGGACACCGAGATCCTCGAGTTCGCGACGGGCCACATCGGGATGTCCGTCTCCTCGCGGAGTCACGATGAACTCTGGCCGGAGGTCTGTGAGTGGTTCGAGGAGCGCTCGAACGGCACCGAGGTCGAATCGGAACCGGAACCGTCCGAACCCGAGGCGGCGGACGCCGCCCTCGCCGAGGACGTCGCCGGCGACGAGTCGGGCGCTGCGGACCTCGCGAACGGCGGCTCGAGCGTCGAGACGGGCTCGAGTACCGACCTCGACGCCGAGACGAGCGAGCTACACGGCGAGGACCGCTCGGACGAAGAGATCGTCGAGCGGGGTGACGACGACGTCCAGGAAGCGCCCGCGGAGCCGGGCGAAATGACCGTCGACGAAGACGTCGTCGAGGAAGTCGCCGGCGAGGACGCCGCGTCCGAAATCGAGTCCGAGGAAGACGACCTCACCGATCTCACCGGCGTGGGACAGGCGTACGCCGAAGATCTCACCGCAGCCGGAATCGAAACGTTCGATCAACTCGCCGAGGCCGACGTGGCCGAACTCGCCACCGAGACGGGTATCTCGCCGAGCCGGCTCGAAGACTGGATCGAACAGGCCCGCGACCTCTAG